The DNA segment GAGGGTGTCCCGGAACAGCGGCTCGAGCGTCCGCGGGGAGCACGCCGCGACGACCACCCGGTTCAGCCCCTTCTCCCTGGCGAGATCGGTGATCTCCTTGGCGGAGTTCGTGGCGCACGAGAAGAGCTGGTTGGTGGCGAAGACGACGTTCGGCATCAGCCTCGCCGCCTCGACGGTCGACGGGACGTCGACGACGCTCGAGATGTTGGCCCCGCAGTGGCACACGAAGACGCCGATCCTGGGCTCCTCCGCGGACACGTCCTTCTCCGGCGGATAGACGCGCTCGGTGGTCAGCTTCCCCCGCCGGCGGTCGAGGAGCTCTCCGGCCTGGGCGCCGGCGCCGCTCGCCGAGAAGACCGACTCCGGGATGTCCGTGGGCCCCTGGAAGGCGCCGCTCACGAAGATCCCCGGCCGGCTCGCCTGCATGGGGTTGGCGTCGCGCGCCGCGGCGAACCCGTGCGCGTCGAGCGCGATGCCGAGCTTGCCCGCGAGCGCCTCGCGATCGGCGGGGGGGTTCAGCCCGACGGACAACACCACCATGTCGCACTCGTCCTCCTGCACGCCGTCCTCGAAGGTGGAGTACCGCACGACGACGTTCTTGCTCCCGGCGACCTCCCTGTCGACGGACGTGTAGCTGCGGACGAACCGGACCCCGGGGAGCGCCTCCGCCCGCTGGTAGTACCGCTCGAAGTCCTTCCCGTGGGCCCGGATGTCGTTGTGGAAGATCGTGCACTCGGCCTCGGGATCGTGATCCTTGGTCAGGATCACCTGCTTCTGCGTGTACGTGCAGCACACGCCGGAGCAGTAGCTGTTCTCCCCCGGGGTGACCCGCCGCGAGCCGACGCACTGGATCCAGGCGATCTTCTTGGGGTGCTTCTTGTCGGAGGCTCGCAGGATCTGGCCCTCGTACGGGCCGGTGGCGGACAGCAGGCGCTCGAAGTCCATGCTGGTCACCACGTTCTCCATCTTCCCGTAGCCGTACTCCTCGACGAGCGCGGGATCGAACGGCTCGATGCCCGCGGCCAGGACGATCGCCCCCACGTTGACTTCCGTCCTCTCGGTCGTCTGCCTGAAATCGATCGCCCCGTTCTTGCAGACGGCGCTGCAGATGTCGCACTTCCCCTCCTTGAGGCGGAGGCAGCTGTCGTCGATGTACGCGACGAGCGGGATCGCCTGGGAGAAGAACACGTGGACGGCCTTGTTGTCCGAGATCTCCTGGTTGAACCTGTCGGGGTACTCCTTCGGGCAGTACTGCACGCAGGTCTTGCACCCCGTGCACTTGTCCTCGACGATGTACCTGGGCCTCGTGGTCAGCGTGACCTTGAAGTCCCCTGCGCAGCCGTCCACGGCGTCCACGTCAGTGAACGTCAGGACCTCGATATTCGGATGCCGGCCGACCTCGACCAGTTTCGGTGAAAGAATTCACATCGAACAGTCGTTGGTCGGGAAGGTCTTGTCGAGCTGCGCCATGTGGCCGCCGATGCTCGGGCCTTTCTCGACCAGGTAGACCTTGAACCCGGCGGTCGCGAGATCGAGCGCCGCCTGGATGCCGCTGATCCCGCCACCGACGACCATCACATCCCCGAAGCTCCCGTTTTTCATCCCTCAAATCACTTCCTGGACAATCTCCGTGATGTCCTTGACCACGATCTTGTCCTCGCACTCCAGGTTCAGCCTGGAGTCCTCGAACATGGTGATGCAGTACGGGCAGGCGGTCGCCAGCACCTCGGCGCCGACGCCCATCGCCTGCTCGATCCGGAGGTTGGAGAAACGCTCGCCCTTCGGCGTGTCCATCCAGATCCGCCCGCCGCCGCCCCCGCAGCAGAGGCTCCCCTGGCGGGAGTTGGGCATCTCGGCGAGCTCGAGCCCGCCGACCTTCTTCAGGATCCCGCGCGGCTCGTCGTAGATGCCGTTGTGGCGGCCCAGGTAGCACGGGTCGTGGTACGTCACCCGCTTCCCGTACTCGCCCTTGAGCTCGAGCCGCCCCTCCTCGATGAGGCCGAAGAGGAGCTGGGACATGTGGAGCACCTCGAAGCGCACCATGAGCTCCGGGTACTGGTTCTTGAACGCCTCGTAACAGTGCGGCGACGAGACGACGATCTTCTTCACGCCGGCGTCGACGAACGCCTTGATGTTCTCCTTGGCGAGCCCCTTGTAGACCTCCTCGGCGCCGGTCTTGCGGATGCTCTCGCCGCAGCAGCTCTCCTTTGTGCCCAGGATGCCGAAGTCGACGCCGGCCTTGTTCAGGATGGCGGCCGTCGCCCGTGCGACCTTCTTCATCCGCGGGTCGTAGCTCGAGTAGCAGCACCCGAAATACAGCACCTCGGTTCCCTCGGCGAACGGCTTGACGCCGAGCTCCTTGGCCCAGTCCGCGCGCTTCGCGCGCTCCTCGTTCAGCGGGTTGCCCTCGGTGGTGAGGCTGCCGCGCACGGCGCGCGCGGGTTTCGCGGAAGCCGGAAAGACGTCGTAGCTCGACGCGAGGCGGCGCAGGGCGATCCCGACGTCGATCTGCTTCACGCCCCGCGGGCAGCGATCGGGGCAGGTGCCGCAGGTCGTGCAGCGCCAGACGTCCTCGCTCTCGATCTCGGTCAGGCCGAACGCGGCCTCCCGGACGATCTTGCGCATGCTGAAGCTGCGGACCCTGTTCCACGGGCAGACGACGTCGCACTTGCCGCACTGGAAGCACAGCTTGGCGATGTCGCCGCCGGCCTGCTTGATCTCGTCGATCACTTCCTGGAACGGGGCGACTGTTTCCAACTCTTCCAAGACCCTCTCCCTTCGCCCTAGCCCTCTTGGCCCTTCTTCGACATCCGGGCCACCGTGTCCGCGATCTTCCGCAGACCGTACTTGTTCGCCAGCGACTCCAGCCCGATCTCCAGGTCCTCCGGCTTCTGCTGCTCCTCCTCCTCGGCCGCCTCCTCCCGCTCCTCGTAGATCAGGGCGTCGTTGATGCACCACTTGACGCAGAGCGGCTGCTCCTCGCCCTCGCACATGTCGCACTTCAGCGGGAGGCCGGAGTCGGGCTCCTTGAAGAAGTCCCTGGACGGGCAGGAGGCCCGGCAGAAGGCGCACTCGTCGTACTCCTTGCCGTCGATCGTGTACTTGTCCCGGCCCGCGCACTCGGCGACGACGTAGTCCCCGGCGTACACCGGGACGTAGAGATCCCGGAGCGGATCGTGGATCACCCGGATGCGGGCCCGCGCCGTGTTGTTGCTCGAGTACTTCGGCGAGGCGTGGAAGGCGGAGCAGACCACCTCGCACGCCCTGCAGCCGTTGCACTTGTCGACGTCGATCCGGATCGTCTTCACCTTCTTCGTCGTGTTCTCGGCCATCACGCTTCGCTCCCCGCCGTCTCGGTCAAGATGCCCCGCTTCTGGAAGTCGTCGGCGACGTAGCCCAGGGACAGCTCGTGCAGGGACTCCTTCGTCGGGACGCCGTCGGCGTTCCAGCCCTTGAACTTGTAGTACTCGTCGAGCAGCTTCGCCTCGAGCTCCGGGAACCTGTTCTTCCAGTGATCCGTCGGCGGCTTCTCGTCGGCCCGCCGCATGCCCCTGCGCACGTTGACCGCGCGCACCAGGGTCCGGTTCCGCTTGGCGATGTGCTTGAGGCTCGGCGTGTCCATCTCCATGCCGGTCGCCGCGGAGATGAAGCTCGGCAGGTTGTGCAGGTGGTACGGCGGCTTCAGCGGGAACGACGACAGGCCCGCGCACAGCCCGAGCGCGTCGTCGATGTGGTGCATCTGCTCCTGCCAGTTGACGATCTCGCAGGTGGCCTCGGGGGGCGGGTAGTGGGGGATCGACTTCTCGCCGCGCGGCTCCCACTCCAGCAGCCACTGCTTGAACCGCTCGTCCGGGACGTGGATCCAGTCCTTCACGAACTCCTCCCGCTCCTCGACCGTGAGGAACGGCGCCTGCGGGAAGTTCCCCTCGATCTGGGTGATGTTGATCTTCTCGCCGGTCGAGTACATGAGGAAGTAGATCGGGTTGAGCATCCCGAGCTTGAGCGGCAGCTGCTCGTGCTTCTTGATGTTGTTGTGCGCGTACTCCTCGGCGCCCTTGCCGATCCGCTGCGCGGCCCAGTGCGTGCCGTCGGCGAGGACGTCGCCGATCCCCTCGCGCCGGACGATCCTATCCAGCAGCCAGACGAACCGCCCCTCGTTGTCGACCGGCATCCCGGGGAAGTCGGCTTCGGTCAGGATGCCCGCCTCGAGGAGCTCGAGGCCGAACGCCATGACCTGCGGCGCCGAGAACCCGTCGACCCCGTACTCCGTGGCCGTCCGCGCGATCTTCAGGCCGAACTCCAGGTCCGTCATCGAGGCCATCGTGTACGTGAGCTTCGAGAAGCACTTCATCATGTAGGTCGGATGCCCGGGGACCGAGATCGTCGCCCCGCACTTCATCGGGCAGTTGTAGCAGCTGATGAGCCGCGTCCGCATGCTCTCCAGCGTGTCCTTCCAGTTCGCCGCGATCTCCGGGGTCCAGAACCCCTTCCGCCGCAGGCGGGAATTGCCCCACATGAAGTTCTCGGTGTGCCACTTCTCGTCGTGGACGTTCATCTCCGCCGGCGAGCCGAGCCCGGCCAGGATCGGCATCACCCCGGGGATCGGGTGCCCGTCCCGCGCCTTGATGTACTTCAGCACGCCGTCGCACAGCTCCATGAACTCCGCCGGGCGCGCGACGTTGACGTCCCTCGTCCCGCGGACGACGATCGCCTTCAGCCCCTTGTCCCCCATGACGGCGCCCATCCCGCCGCGGCTGGCGCTCGACCGTCCCTGCTCGACGGACGCGAAGAAGACGCGGTTCTCGCCGGCCATGCCGATGGCCGCGACCTGCGCCCGCGGCTCCTTCAGCTCCTTCTTGATGATCTCGGCGGTGTCGATGGCGCCCTTGCCGCGGAGGTGGGAGGCGTCGCGCAGCTCCACCTTGTCGTTGTGGATCCACAGATAGACCAAGCTGGGAGACCTGCCGCGGATGATCACCTTGTCGTAGCCGGCGTACTTCAGCTCCGGCGCCAGGAACCCGCCCATCATCGAGTACGCCATCAGGCGTGTCTGCGGAGAGAACGTGGAGACGATCGTCCGGTTCGCGCCGGGCGCGGGCGTGCCGCACAGGAGGCCCGTGCTGAAGATCAGCAGGTTCTCGTCGGAGAACGGCTCTGTCTCCGGCGGGACCCGGTCCCACAGCGTCTTGGCGTTGGTGCCCAACCCGCCCAGGTGCAGATCGGTCAGCTTCGGGTCGGTCGCAACCCTCTCGATGTTGCCTCTCGTGAGATCGACTTCCAGGTTGTAACCCGTCTCTGCAAACCTCATTTGATTTCCTTTTCCGTTTTTCGAATCCGCCTCTTCCACCCGTCCCCGTTGGACTTGACCAGAATTCGAATTCAGTCAATATGTCCCAAAGTCACGCGGGCCGCAAGGGAAGAAAGCGCGGAGAGAACAGCGTCGTGGTCAAAAAGATCAATGAAAAGGACGATTTCGACAATGACGGCTCCAGGCGCGACGCGATCCTGAAGGCGGCCTGGGACCTCATCAAGCACTACGGCTACAACAAGACGACCATCGACGACATCGCGCGCCGCGTCGGCATCGGCAAGGGCACGCTCTACCTCCATTTCAAGTCCAAATCCGAAATCATGCTCAGCCTGACGGACCGCACGAACGAGCGGATCGTCGCCAGGCTCGAGGAGATCGCGGCGACCGACGCGCCGCCGCGGGACAGGCTGCGCGCGTGCCTCCTCCACCGGGTGATGGCGCTCTACGACATCGTCGATCGCCACCCGCACAGCGAGGACGTGATCGCGAAGATGATGCCCGACGTCGTCGAACGGCTCGACCACTACGTCCGGCGGCACGGCGAGATCCTCGGCGGCATCGTGCGCGAGGGGTGCGGCGCGGGCGCCTTCCGGTCCGCCGATCCGGTCGCCGCCGGGCACCTCCTCGCCGACCTGTTCGAGTTCCTGACTCCGCCGTACTACCGCTTCTCGTCCCGGGAGTCGCTCGAAAGGTTCGCGAATCAGGTGGTGGATCTGGTGCTCGCCGGATTGTAGTATGTCCCCTGCGAAAGACGCGAAAGGAGAACCCCCAATGGCAGAAGAGAAGAAGAAGCCCTCGTTCAAGAAGATCATGGCGGCGGACGCGATGAAGAAGGTGATGGCCAACCACTTCTACGACCTCAACAACGCCGTGAAGGCCGGCGGTCCCAAGATCGCGTGGTGCACGAGCGTGGGCCCCGCAGAGCTGCTGCGCGCCATGGGGTTCCTCGTCTACTTCCCGGAGAACCACGGCGCGGTGCTCGGCGCGACGCGGACCGCGATGGACTACATCCCCATCGCCAACGCGGTCGGCTACTCGCCGGAGATCTGCTCGTACCTGACGAGCGACGTCGGGGCGTACCTCAAGGGCGAGACGCCCTTGTCCAAGCAGTACAAGGAGATCACGTCGGTGCCGAAGCCGGACGTGCTCGTCTACAACACGAACCAGTGCCGCGACGTGAAGGACTGGTTCCAGTGGTACGGCCGCAGGCTGAACGTCCCGTGCGTCGGCATCGAGACGTTCCGCAACATCGGCGACGTCGGAGCGGACGAGGTCAAGGCGATCTCGGCGCAGATCCAGGAGCTCGTCCCGACGCTCGAGAAGATCTCCGGCGCGAAGCTAGACATCGACAAGCTCCGCGAGGTCGTGGGCCTGTCGCGGCGCTGTTCCGATCTCTGGAAGGCGGTGCTCGAGACCGCCGCCGCGATCCCGAGCCCGTTCACGTTCTTCGACGGCACGATCCACATGGGCCCCGCCGTGGTGGCGCGCGGCACGCAGGAGGCGGTCGACTACTACGAGCTGCTCCTGCCGGAGCTCAAGAAGCGCATCGCGGACGGCGTCTCGGCGGTCGAGGGCGAGAAGCACCGCATCTACTGGGACGGCATGCCGGTCTGGGGCAAGCTCCGCGAGCTCTCCACCCTCTTCCTCGAGCAGCAGGCGTGCGTCGTGGCGTCCACGTACTGCAACTCCTGGGTCTTCACCGCCCTGGACGCCAAGGATCCTTTCGACTCCATGGCCCGCGCCTACACGGAGCTATTCATCGTGCGGTCCGACGACGCCAAGGAGAAGTACATCGAGCGGATGCGCGAGCTGTTCAAGTTCGACGGCATCCTGTTCCACGACTCCAAGACCTGCCCGAACAACTCGAACAATAGGTACGGCATGCCGCAGCGGCTCGCCGAGAAGCTGCACATCCCGAGCGTGGTCATCCACGGCGATCTCAACGACCTGCGCTGCTACAGCGAGGAGCAGGCCGTCACGCAGATCGAGGCGTTCATCGAGCAACTCGAGGGAAAGAAGTAGGATGCCGGGACCGCTCTTCGCCGGCGTCGACGTCGGGGCGTCCGCCACGAAGGTCGCGCTCGTCGACGCGGCGGGCGCGCTCGTCGGCAGGGCGATCCTGCCGAGCGGCGTGGACTTCGCGGCGGCGGGCGAGACGGCGCTCGACATGGCGCTCGGCGGATCCGGCGCGGCCCGCGGGGACGTCGTCCGCGCGGTCTCCTCCGGGTACGGCCGCAAGAACGTGGCGTTCGCGACCTCGTCGAAGACCGAGATCGCGTGCCACGCCCGAGGCGCGCACTTCTTCTTCCCGCGGGCGATCACGGTCATCGACATCGGCGGGCAGGACAACAAGATCATCAAGCTCGACGACGCCGGCAACCGGCTCGACTTCAAGATGAACCGCAAGTGCGCGGCGGGCACGGGCTCCTTCCTCGAGGAGATCGCGCGGCGCATCGGCGTGCAGGTCGAGGAGATGGAGGCGCTCGCGCAGAAGAGCACGCGGCGCGTGGAGATCGGCTCGTTCTGCACCGTGTTCAGCGCCACCGAGATCCTCGCCCTCGTGCGCCGCGGCGAGCAGGTGCCCGACATCGTGCGGGGCGCGTTCCTATCGGTCGTCAAGCGCGTGACCGAGATGGATCCGCTCGAGGGCGAGGTGATCGCCACGGGCGGCGTGGTGGCGCACAACCCCACGATCGTGGAGCTCCTGTCCGAGGCGATCGGCCGCCCGGTGCTCACCCCTCCCGAGCCGCAGCTCACCGGCGCGATCGGCGCCGCGCTGTTCGCGAGGGACTGAGGTCGAACGTCGATCGAGGGCGGCCGGGCGTGATGTCGTAGGTGAGCTCGGTGTCGCCCCGCGCGAGGCACGCCAGCTCGTCGTCGCCGTCGAGGAGGTGGACGTCGACGTCCGCGGGCGCCGCGGCCTCGACGGTGACCGTCAGCGTCCCCGACGCGTCCAGCAGGAGGAGGTAGACGTCCTCCGGGCCGGACTCGTCGGCCGCCGAGCAGTTGTAGAGATCGAAGGCGCTCTCCTCCGAGATCGCGGTGTCCCCGGCGGCGGAGAACGGCAGGGCGTCGACGAGGAACGGGCAGCGGTGCGATCCGTCCCGCTCGGCGCAGGGCTCGAAGATCTCGGGCGCGAGGTCGCGGGCGTCGAGCAGGAAGTAGTCGACGCCGTCGCCCTCCTCGGTCCAGGCGCTCATGATGAACTCGGTCCAGTCCGCCATTCCGGCCAGCACCTGGCACCCCGCCGACCACATGCCCACGCGCACCGCGCCGAGCGGCCCGTCCACGCACGCGAGGTGGATATTGTGGGCGCTCCCCTCCCGGTCGAAGTCGAGCGGCGTCGCTGGGGGCAGCCACCCGTTGCGATCGCCATCCCAGTGGCCGTTCGAGTTGGCGTCGTCGCGCACGCGGTAGGCGTCGTCGCCCATGTGCAGCGCGTTGTAGGTGTCCTGGTGCCAACCGCAGGTGTGGTGGTAGCGCATGTTCGGGCGCAGCGACAACATCGTGTCGTAGGCGTAGGCCCCGGTGTCGAGCCCGGCGGGGAACTCACGGACGTGCGCCGCGCCGTCGCCGTCGATCCAGAGCAGCGCCAGCGTGTCGTTGAACAGGTCGGGCGCGTTGCCGTGCCAGGTGAACGTCCCGGGGTACGCGCCGCGCAGCCCGATCACGGTGCGCACCTCGGGCGTGGCGTCGAGCGGGACGCCCGTCGTCGCCTCGGCGAGAGCGCGGTACAGATCGTACGCCTCGTCCTCCGTGAGGTAGTACGCCCCGTCCCGGAGCTCGAAGCACCGCGTCGGCTCGGTCCACGGGGCGCGCGGCGAGCGCCTTGCCGGCCGAGAAGACCTCCTCGTAGCAGAAGCCGCAGTCCGCGGCGTCCGGGCCGGTGTCCGTCTCCGTGTCGCCATCGGTACCGCCGTCCTCGTCCGGAGCGCCGTTCCGCGCGCCGTCGTCGCACGCGGCGGCGGGGAGCAGGATCGCGACGACGAGCAGGGCCCGCGACAGTCCATGAGGCATGCCGGGTCTCCTCTCCTTTGTGTCCCATCGGAGCATATCAGAATCGTGTTGAACTTCCTTTCTCGACTTGTAGAATCGCGACTGGCTCTCGCCTCGAAAAAACGGAGGAAATCATGCTAGACGGGCTGTTCAGACCTCGTTCCGTCGCCATCATCGGCGCGTCCGCGAACCCGCTCTCCATCGGGCACATCGTTTTGCGCAACCTGACGGAGTTCGGCTTCCAGGGGCCGATCTTCCCGATCAACCCCAAGACGCCGCAGATCCGCAGCTTCAAGTGCTACAAGTCCGTCCTGGACGTCCCGGATGAGATCGACCTCGTGAACATCTCCATCGCGGCGAAGCTGCTCCCGTCGGTCATCGAGGAGTGCGGCAAGAAGGGCGTCAAGTTCGCGATCGTCCACTCCGCCGGCTTCAAGGAGATGGGCCCCGAGGGGATCAAGCGCGAGCAGGAGCTCGTCGCGATGGCGAACAGCCACGGCATCCGGATCTTCGGGCCGAACTCGCAGGGCGTGCAGAACTCCGCCCCCGAGGTGTCCGTCTACGCGAACTTCACCTTCGTGCCGATGAAGCCGGGCAACATCTCGATCCTGGCGCAGAGCGGCGGCGTGGGCGAGATGCTCAAGCTGCACCTGCACAACGTCGGCCTCGGCCACCGCATGTACGCGTCGTACGGCAACGAGAGCGACCTCACGATGCCGGAGATCCTCGAGTACTACGGCAAGGACGACGGCACCCGCGCCATCATGGTGCAGATCGAGAGCTTCAAGAACCCGGCGAAGTTCCTCGAGGTGGCGTCGGCGATCACGCCGAACAAGCCGATCCTGGCGATCAAGGCCGGCCAGACGCGGGAGGGCTCGGTGGCGGTGTGCTCCCATACGGGGAGCCTCGTCGACCAGGGCGTCATGGCGACCGCGATGTTCCGCAAGTCGGGCGTGCTCGAGTTCCGCGACACGGACGAGATGATCAAGGCCGCCATCGCGATGTCCTCGCAGGAGCCGCCTCCCGGGCGCCGCGTCGGGCTCGTCACGAACACCGGCGGGCCGGGTGTGCAGGCCGTGGACGAGGCGATCACGCGCGGCCTCACGCTCGCCGTCTGGTCCGACGAGGGCAAGGCGAAGCTGCGCGCGGGGCTCCACCCCGAGGCGAGCGTCGGCAACCCGGTCGACGTCGTCGCGACGGGCGGTCCGGAGCACTACAGGCTCGCGATCGAGACGCTGCTCGCGGAGAAGGAGACCGACATGGTGCTCGTCTTCTTCGTGACCGCGCCGTTCGTGGACCTCGACAAGATCGCGGCCGAGATCAAGAACGCGCTGGCGACCTCGAAGAAGCCGGTCGTGGCGGTCATCGAGACGAGCGAGAAGTGGTACAGCCTGATCAAGAACCTGCGCGCCGGCGGCGTGCCGGTCTACGAGTTCCCCGAGGACGGGGCGCGCGCGCTCGCGGCGATGGCGAAGTACTCGGACATCCGGGCGCGCAAGACAGAAGCTGCGCCGGAGCTCAAGGTCGACAAGGCCAAGGCCGAGGGGATCGTGAAGCGCTTCGCGGGCAAGGACGCGTACCTGCCGCAGGCGGAGGCGTTCGACCTGCTCGCGGCGTACGGCGTGCCGGTGCCGAAGATCGCCCTCATCGCCGCCGACGGCGACGTGGCGGCCGCGGCCAAGAAGGTCGGCTTCCCGTGCGTCCTCAAGGTCGACTCGACCGAGGTCGTCCACAAGTCCGACGCGGGCGGCGTGCAGCTCAACATCAAGGACGAGGCCGCGCTCGCGGCGGCGTTCAAGTCGATGCGCGACAAGTTCTCGGGCGCCAAGGCGACGTTCGTGGCCATGGAGCAGAAGCCCGTCGGCCGCGAGGTGATCATCGGCGTGACCGAGGCGCCCGGCCTCGGCTCGCTCGTCATGTTCGGGTTGGGCGGCATCTTCGTCGAGGTGATGAAGGACGTCATCTTCGGCGTGTCCCCGCTCTCGAAGCCCGAGGCGGACGAGATGATCCGCGGCATCAAGGGGTTCCCGATGCTCGAGGGCGTGCGCGGCGAGAGGGGCGTCGATCTCAAGGCGCTCGAGGATCTCCTGTGCCGGGTCTCGCGGCTCGCGGCCGACTTCCCGTCCATCGTCGAGATGGATCTCAACCCGATCTTCACCTACCCGGCCGGCACCTCTCCGGCCGCGGTCGACGTCCGCATGAAGGTCCGGTAGCGACCCGTTCCTGAACCTCGTTCCGCCACCAACCCACTTAACAAACCAAGAAGCCGCGTGCCGCCTTTCCGAGGGAGCTCTTCATTTTTTCGGCAACCCTGCACTCCTACCGAAAGTCGGCGCTGATCTACGACTACACGTACCGGTTCTGCCGGCGCTTCCTCGCCAGAAGCGATCGCACGATCGACCAGATGGTGCAGGCGGCTCGTTCGGGGAAGCAGAACCTCGTCGAGGGCAGCAAGGCGGCCGCGACCTCCAGGGAGATGGAGATCAAGCTCACGAACGTGGCGAGGGCGTCCTTGGAGGAGCTCCTCGAGGATTTCAGGGATTTCCTCGCCGTGCGGGATCTTCGGGAGTGGAGCAAGGACGAGCCGGAGGCGCGCCGCATCCGTCACCTCGGCGCGCAGGATCCGCTCCCGGCCGAGTCGTTCAGGGAGATCGTCGAGACTGGCCCGGCCGAAGTCGTCGCGAACACGGCGATATGCCTGATACACCAGGCCAACTTCCTGATTGATCGGCAGGTCCAGAAGCTCTTGCGAGAGTTCGTCGAAGACGGTGGGCTTCGCGAACGCATGACGAGGGCTCGGTTGGAGGCGAGGCGGAGAAAATGGGAATGGGAAGAAGGGGAGTCATGAGATCCATGGGATCACTGGCCGCTCCCATGATTCCCATGCTTCCTATGATTCCCATCCTCTTCTCTTCCCCGAGGCGACTACAGAACCCGAAGCGGTTGCTGTTGCCACCGGCCTGCCGTTTCGGCATGATGTCGGGCAAACACCGGCACGGAGAAGGACTTCGTCACCCGATCATGGGCGTGAGTTCCAATGACCCACTGGATTCCCCTCGCCATCGTCGCCGCGTACCTCGTCGTCCTCTTCGCCGCCACGTGGTGGTCGCAGAAGCTGACCAAGCGATCCGGCGGCGGGCTCGTCGGCTACCTGATGGCCGGCCGGCAGCTCCCGGCCACGGTCGCGGCCGCGCTCCTCGCGGGGCTCGCCGTCGGGGGTGCCTCGACCATCGGGGTCGCGGAACAGGCGTACAAAGTGGGCTTCTCCGCCGGGTGGTACAACGCCGCCTGGGCCGCGGGCGCCTTCGTCTTCGCGTTCGTCGCCGCCAGGCGCTATCGGCGGACCGGCCTCACGACCCTGCCCGAGATGTTCGAGCGCTGCTACAGCAGGACCGGGCGAATCCTCGGCGTGGTCGGCCAGCTCGCGATCCAGGTCGTGATACCTCGCTCCAGTACGTCGCGGGCGGCGCCATCCTCTCGTCGCTCATGCCGGAGATCTTCTCTTTCCAGATGGGCATGTGCGTGACGGCGTTGGTGTTCGTCGGGATCACGCTCATCGGCGGCTTCTGGGCCGCGGGGCTCACCAACGTCATCAATGTGGTTGTCATCTA comes from the Pseudomonadota bacterium genome and includes:
- a CDS encoding (4Fe-4S)-binding protein — encoded protein: MAENTTKKVKTIRIDVDKCNGCRACEVVCSAFHASPKYSSNNTARARIRVIHDPLRDLYVPVYAGDYVVAECAGRDKYTIDGKEYDECAFCRASCPSRDFFKEPDSGLPLKCDMCEGEEQPLCVKWCINDALIYEEREEAAEEEEQQKPEDLEIGLESLANKYGLRKIADTVARMSKKGQEG
- a CDS encoding TetR/AcrR family transcriptional regulator, which gives rise to MVKKINEKDDFDNDGSRRDAILKAAWDLIKHYGYNKTTIDDIARRVGIGKGTLYLHFKSKSEIMLSLTDRTNERIVARLEEIAATDAPPRDRLRACLLHRVMALYDIVDRHPHSEDVIAKMMPDVVERLDHYVRRHGEILGGIVREGCGAGAFRSADPVAAGHLLADLFEFLTPPYYRFSSRESLERFANQVVDLVLAGL
- a CDS encoding aldehyde dehydrogenase, coding for MRFAETGYNLEVDLTRGNIERVATDPKLTDLHLGGLGTNAKTLWDRVPPETEPFSDENLLIFSTGLLCGTPAPGANRTIVSTFSPQTRLMAYSMMGGFLAPELKYAGYDKVIIRGRSPSLVYLWIHNDKVELRDASHLRGKGAIDTAEIIKKELKEPRAQVAAIGMAGENRVFFASVEQGRSSASRGGMGAVMGDKGLKAIVVRGTRDVNVARPAEFMELCDGVLKYIKARDGHPIPGVMPILAGLGSPAEMNVHDEKWHTENFMWGNSRLRRKGFWTPEIAANWKDTLESMRTRLISCYNCPMKCGATISVPGHPTYMMKCFSKLTYTMASMTDLEFGLKIARTATEYGVDGFSAPQVMAFGLELLEAGILTEADFPGMPVDNEGRFVWLLDRIVRREGIGDVLADGTHWAAQRIGKGAEEYAHNNIKKHEQLPLKLGMLNPIYFLMYSTGEKINITQIEGNFPQAPFLTVEEREEFVKDWIHVPDERFKQWLLEWEPRGEKSIPHYPPPEATCEIVNWQEQMHHIDDALGLCAGLSSFPLKPPYHLHNLPSFISAATGMEMDTPSLKHIAKRNRTLVRAVNVRRGMRRADEKPPTDHWKNRFPELEAKLLDEYYKFKGWNADGVPTKESLHELSLGYVADDFQKRGILTETAGSEA
- a CDS encoding CoB--CoM heterodisulfide reductase iron-sulfur subunit A family protein, whose protein sequence is MKNGSFGDVMVVGGGISGIQAALDLATAGFKVYLVEKGPSIGGHMAQLDKTFPTNDCSMUILSPKLVEVGRHPNIEVLTFTDVDAVDGCAGDFKVTLTTRPRYIVEDKCTGCKTCVQYCPKEYPDRFNQEISDNKAVHVFFSQAIPLVAYIDDSCLRLKEGKCDICSAVCKNGAIDFRQTTERTEVNVGAIVLAAGIEPFDPALVEEYGYGKMENVVTSMDFERLLSATGPYEGQILRASDKKHPKKIAWIQCVGSRRVTPGENSYCSGVCCTYTQKQVILTKDHDPEAECTIFHNDIRAHGKDFERYYQRAEALPGVRFVRSYTSVDREVAGSKNVVVRYSTFEDGVQEDECDMVVLSVGLNPPADREALAGKLGIALDAHGFAAARDANPMQASRPGIFVSGAFQGPTDIPESVFSASGAGAQAGELLDRRRGKLTTERVYPPEKDVSAEEPRIGVFVCHCGANISSVVDVPSTVEAARLMPNVVFATNQLFSCATNSAKEITDLAREKGLNRVVVAACSPRTLEPLFRDTLREAGLNQYYYEMANIREHCSWVHSKQKEEATDKAKDIIRMSVARARHLEPLQEFELPVDKTALVVGGGVAGMTCALSIAGQGHEVWLLEREARLGGMAQRIHHTLEGLDVQAFLRDLVGRVYANPAIHVLHGAVVTNVSGYIGSFVTTVKSEGRIVEIRHGATVIATGAGVYEPTEHLYGKDERVLTHLELGERLAEGDARVTGARSVVMIQCVGSRCDERNYCSRVCCSHAVKNALQLKKLNPETEVYILYRDMRTYGLKEDYYREAADRGVRFVRYTPEDAPVVEAVTEGGKPVLRVTVADPVLGKRLELDADVVSLAAAVVPAEGTDEVAGLFKVTLSPDRFFKEAHVKLRPVEFAADGVYLCGTAHYPKHITETINQAYGAAGRVLTLLSHDTVTASGSVCEVREEDCVSCGACVTACAYGAIELCDTPGGRKAVVNPVLCKGDGLCNAKCPTNAIVLKHFTEEEILGQIDAAIGGA
- a CDS encoding (Fe-S)-binding protein; amino-acid sequence: METVAPFQEVIDEIKQAGGDIAKLCFQCGKCDVVCPWNRVRSFSMRKIVREAAFGLTEIESEDVWRCTTCGTCPDRCPRGVKQIDVGIALRRLASSYDVFPASAKPARAVRGSLTTEGNPLNEERAKRADWAKELGVKPFAEGTEVLYFGCCYSSYDPRMKKVARATAAILNKAGVDFGILGTKESCCGESIRKTGAEEVYKGLAKENIKAFVDAGVKKIVVSSPHCYEAFKNQYPELMVRFEVLHMSQLLFGLIEEGRLELKGEYGKRVTYHDPCYLGRHNGIYDEPRGILKKVGGLELAEMPNSRQGSLCCGGGGGRIWMDTPKGERFSNLRIEQAMGVGAEVLATACPYCITMFEDSRLNLECEDKIVVKDITEIVQEVI